In Ferrimicrobium sp., the following proteins share a genomic window:
- a CDS encoding MFS transporter, whose product MSEVMGGDWDPFAVQDHSKFQWFHWKSIFTTSMGVFADGYDLSSIGIVLPLVLASFGIKSLVGIEASLLTASALGGAVIGALIFGLLANRGRKRFYGLDVGLMTLGALLQIFVTNVPELIAVRLLLGIGVGADYVLSPMIMGEHANAKDRGKTMSFGFGLMWGFGAVLSAFLYFVLHGLGVAPELIWRIVLGFGSVPTLAVIYLRRKMPETARFLGRIKGDAKATASVVTQASSVATISDSFENLKDPHGFGFYFRREWRTFLGACLLWFLFDMVAYSSILFGPSVIAKHIGLGPDTFQFLMEGAFTIPGGIVALLLIDRAGRKPLQLLGFIGMAGALISYGLVTGGGALAAAPVLAFVLYGSQNFFSQAGPGSVSASGVLGVELAPTKVRGTVQALTVASGRLGATLTAFVFPFLIRDYGESFAVYFLAGLAILAAVVTLWVIPETKRRSLEQSSGEAHLVEEERLAKVSD is encoded by the coding sequence ATGAGTGAGGTGATGGGTGGAGACTGGGACCCGTTTGCGGTCCAAGATCATTCCAAGTTTCAATGGTTCCACTGGAAGTCAATTTTTACCACCTCGATGGGCGTATTTGCCGACGGATACGACCTCTCCTCGATCGGCATCGTACTGCCGCTCGTCCTCGCCTCCTTCGGCATCAAGTCGCTCGTCGGCATCGAGGCCTCTCTGCTCACGGCCTCAGCGCTGGGTGGTGCGGTGATCGGGGCGCTCATCTTTGGGTTACTCGCCAACAGGGGGCGCAAACGGTTCTACGGTCTCGATGTTGGTCTGATGACGCTCGGTGCACTCCTGCAGATCTTCGTCACTAACGTCCCGGAGCTGATCGCCGTCAGGCTGTTGTTAGGAATCGGAGTCGGCGCCGACTATGTCCTATCCCCCATGATCATGGGAGAACATGCGAACGCCAAGGACCGCGGAAAAACCATGTCCTTTGGCTTCGGACTGATGTGGGGTTTTGGTGCGGTGCTTTCCGCATTCCTGTACTTCGTCCTGCATGGCCTCGGCGTAGCACCAGAGCTGATCTGGCGCATTGTCCTCGGTTTCGGTTCGGTACCAACGCTCGCGGTCATCTATCTACGGCGCAAGATGCCAGAGACGGCACGGTTCCTTGGAAGGATCAAAGGAGACGCAAAAGCCACTGCGTCCGTGGTCACCCAGGCCTCGAGTGTCGCCACGATATCCGATTCCTTCGAGAATCTCAAAGACCCTCACGGCTTTGGCTTCTACTTTCGCCGTGAATGGAGAACCTTCCTTGGCGCATGCCTTTTATGGTTCCTCTTTGACATGGTCGCATACTCGAGCATTCTCTTTGGTCCCTCAGTCATCGCCAAGCACATCGGTCTTGGTCCCGATACCTTCCAGTTCCTCATGGAGGGCGCATTCACCATTCCAGGTGGAATCGTTGCTCTTCTGTTGATCGACAGGGCAGGTAGAAAACCACTACAGTTGCTGGGATTCATCGGCATGGCTGGAGCTCTCATCTCGTATGGCTTGGTTACCGGTGGAGGAGCATTGGCCGCTGCACCAGTGCTTGCCTTTGTTCTCTATGGCTCGCAGAACTTCTTCTCGCAAGCTGGCCCAGGGTCAGTAAGTGCATCTGGAGTCCTAGGGGTCGAGCTCGCGCCGACAAAGGTACGTGGAACGGTTCAAGCCCTCACCGTCGCCTCCGGTCGTCTTGGTGCAACCCTGACCGCCTTCGTCTTCCCCTTCCTCATCCGCGACTACGGTGAATCCTTTGCGGTGTACTTTCTCGCCGGGTTAGCGATCTTGGCGGCGGTCGTTACCCTCTGGGTCATACCCGAGACCAAGCGAAGGAGCCTCGAACAATCATCGGGTGAGGCGCACCTCGTCGAAGAGGAGAGGTTAGCAAAAGTGTCTGACTGA